From Caulobacter segnis, a single genomic window includes:
- a CDS encoding DUF6489 family protein, which translates to MKMTIEIDCTPVEARAFLGLPDVSGLNEHLVKEMQNRMDANMAMLAPEELLKNWMAFGTGAQEQFRKLMTAATGAAVGKP; encoded by the coding sequence ATGAAGATGACCATCGAGATCGACTGCACGCCCGTCGAGGCGCGGGCCTTTCTAGGCCTCCCAGATGTCAGTGGCTTGAACGAGCACCTGGTCAAGGAGATGCAGAACCGCATGGACGCCAACATGGCGATGCTGGCGCCCGAGGAGCTGCTGAAGAACTGGATGGCGTTCGGCACGGGCGCGCAGGAACAGTTCCGCAAGCTGATGACAGCGGCGACCGGCGCGGCGGTCGGGAAGCCCTGA